In a single window of the Delftia tsuruhatensis genome:
- the hemP gene encoding hemin uptake protein HemP, which translates to MSATSAATSHLSGNSSAQAFAALQAAASAALSGAASGLDSTLLLNGQKAVTIVHNGTPYRLQATKLGKLILTK; encoded by the coding sequence ATGTCTGCCACCTCCGCCGCCACCTCGCATCTGTCCGGCAACTCCAGCGCCCAGGCCTTTGCAGCGCTGCAGGCCGCAGCATCCGCCGCCTTGAGTGGTGCCGCCAGCGGACTGGACAGCACCTTGCTGCTCAACGGACAGAAGGCCGTGACCATCGTGCACAACGGCACACCCTACCGCCTGCAGGCCACCAAACTGGGCAAGCTCATCCTGACCAAATGA